From the Argopecten irradians isolate NY chromosome 13, Ai_NY, whole genome shotgun sequence genome, one window contains:
- the LOC138305812 gene encoding platelet glycoprotein Ib alpha chain-like: MLPAGLVKDTSIGVFCSSPRITPILSKPRITPTLCKPRVTPTPSKPRVTPTPSKPRITPTPSKPRITPTPSKPRITPTTSKPRITPTPSKPRIIPTTSKPRITPTPSKLSVTPTPSKPRIIPTLNKARVTPTLSKAKTKLLEVKPRSGRIFIPND; this comes from the exons ATGCTTCCAGCAGGACTTGTCAAGGATACATCGATTGGTGTGTTCTGTTCATCACCCAGGATCACACCCATCCTCAGTAAACCCAGGATCACCCCCACCCTCTGTAAACCCAGGGTCACCCCCACCCCCAGTAAACCCAGGGTCACCCCTACCCCTAGTAAACCCAGGATCACCCCTACCCCTAGTAAACCCAGGATCACCCCTACCCCCAGTAAACCCAGGATCACCCCTACCACCAGTAAACCCAGGATCACCCCTACCCCCAGTAAACCCAGGATCATCCCTACCACCAGTAAACCCAGGATCACCCCTACCCCCAGTAAACTCAGTGTCACCCCTACCCCCAGTAAACCCAGGATCATCCCCACCCTCAACAAAGCCAGGGTCACCCCCACCCTCAGTAAAGCCAAGACGAA ACTTTTGGAGGTAAAACCACGTTCCGGGAGGATTTTTATCCCAAACGATTGA